A region of the Conyzicola lurida genome:
GCTCATCATGCTCGCCGGTATCTACTACGGCGCCCAGTACGGCGGCACCATCACCTCGGTGTTGATCTCGACACCGGGGGAGGCGGCGAGCGTGGTCACCACGCTCGACGGCTACCAGATGGCGCGCAACGGCAGGGCCGGCTCGGCACTCGCGATCAGCGCGATCGGATCCTTCGTCGCGGCGATCATCTCGCTCGCGCTGCTGATGACGATAGCCCCGGCACTCGCCGCCCTGGCCCTGAACTTCGGGCCGGTGGAGAACCTGTCGATCATGATCCTGGGCCTCATCATCGTGGTGAGTTTCGCGGGCGGTTCCCTCGCCCGCGGTCTCATGATGGCGGCCACCGGACTCCTCATCTCCACGGTCGGCGTCGCCACCGGCTTCAGCGACGCGCGCTTCACCTTCGGCAGCATCGACCTCCTCGGCGGCATCCCGTTCGTCGAGGTGATGATCGGACTCTTCGCCGTCGGCGAGGTGCTGCACCAGATCCGCGTCGGAGCAGCGGCCCCCATCCGCACGCGCTTCCGCGACATGGTCATCTCCCGCAAGGAACTGAAGAAGAGCGCCGCGCCGATTCTCCGGGGTAGCGCGATCGGCTTCGTGCTCGGAATCCTTCCCGGTGCCGGCTCGACCCTCGCCTCGTTTATGGCGTACGGCATCGAGAAGAAGGTCTCGCCCAACAAGGCGAACTTCGGCAAGGGAGCGATCGAGGGCGTCGCGGCCCCCGAGGCGGCGAACAACTCGGCGGCCAACGCCAACTTCGTGCCGACGCTCGCGCTCGGTATCCCCGGCGGCGGTACCACCGCGGTGCTGCTCGGCGCGTTCACGATCTACGGTCTACAGCCCGGTCCGCTGCTGTTCGAGACGCAGCCCGCGCTCATCTGGGGTCTGCTCGTGTCGTTCTTCATCGGCAACGTGATGCTGCTCGTGCTCAACCTGCCGCTCGCGCCGGTGTTCGCGCAGATGCTGCGCATCCCGTACGGCTACCTGTACCCGATCATCC
Encoded here:
- a CDS encoding tripartite tricarboxylate transporter permease; the encoded protein is MFDNLALGFATAFTAENLLWCLVGVVLGTVIGLLPGLGSTTGVAILIPLTLTLEPVTALIMLAGIYYGAQYGGTITSVLISTPGEAASVVTTLDGYQMARNGRAGSALAISAIGSFVAAIISLALLMTIAPALAALALNFGPVENLSIMILGLIIVVSFAGGSLARGLMMAATGLLISTVGVATGFSDARFTFGSIDLLGGIPFVEVMIGLFAVGEVLHQIRVGAAAPIRTRFRDMVISRKELKKSAAPILRGSAIGFVLGILPGAGSTLASFMAYGIEKKVSPNKANFGKGAIEGVAAPEAANNSAANANFVPTLALGIPGGGTTAVLLGAFTIYGLQPGPLLFETQPALIWGLLVSFFIGNVMLLVLNLPLAPVFAQMLRIPYGYLYPIILLTSFVGAYAVSNNMFSVLLVLIFGIVGWVMKELDLPMAPLVLGLVLGPLFEKSLVQTSALGEGNFGILFSSPIAITILSFAAILTFAPIITRRVVAARRTSEATKPKVDAAS